The region TCGAACTCGCCCGCGAGGCTGAAGACGATGATCCCCTGGGCCGCGGCGTGGATGTCGCGGGGGTAGGCGCTCGACTCGTCCCAGTTCGGCGCGCCGTTCGACTCGAAGAGCTCGTCGCGATAGAACGCGAGCGCGTCGTCGAGAACGTCGGAATACCGGTCCGAACCGGTGAGTTCGGCGTGCCGGAGGAGGGATTCGATGACGAAACCGTTGTGGTGGCTGTCCATCGAGAGGTGGGAGGCCGAGGGCGGGTCGCGGTACATCCAACCCCCTTCCGGGCGCTGGCGCGAGACGACGTAGTCGAGGAGCTTCTCGCCGCGCTCGCGGTGGCCCTCGTCGGGGAACCGGTCGTCGAGTTCGAGCAGGGTGGCCCCGCCGAGCGCGACCGCGTTGAGGGTGAAGTGGTCCGACGACCACGTCGGGACGTACTTCATCCGGGCTCCCTCCTCGATCTCCTCGTACTCCAGGTCCTCGTCGATGAAGTCGGCGACGGAGCGAACGACCGCCGCGTAGTCCGTCTCGCCGTCGTCGAGCCCGGCGTCGTGGGCGGCCAGCAGCGCCCGCACCGCATAGGAGGTCGAGACCATGTCGGGATACTCGGGCAATCCCAGGATGTCGAGGTGCTGGATCTCGTGGCGATGCGCCCCGCAA is a window of Halococcus hamelinensis 100A6 DNA encoding:
- a CDS encoding prenyltransferase/squalene oxidase repeat-containing protein, translating into MSDASEPRVGVTGRVLGETLRYARERDYTGWDYGDGMSSRLLQAVPVENKWLNIAVQETIKRAPVNVRPLFLVEQRRNYKGTALFTMANLTAGRVLGEGSSAEPDYEREARDLAEWLVEHRTPGYAGFCGAHRHEIQHLDILGLPEYPDMVSTSYAVRALLAAHDAGLDDGETDYAAVVRSVADFIDEDLEYEEIEEGARMKYVPTWSSDHFTLNAVALGGATLLELDDRFPDEGHRERGEKLLDYVVSRQRPEGGWMYRDPPSASHLSMDSHHNGFVIESLLRHAELTGSDRYSDVLDDALAFYRDELFESNGAPNWDESSAYPRDIHAAAQGIIVFSLAGEFELAERVIGWVLGALYVGDGRFFYRQERWYTKRVTLMRWCEAWMSYAVATYLDRRDTVDRFRQV